The following proteins are co-located in the Sphingopyxis sp. YR583 genome:
- a CDS encoding TonB-dependent receptor, with protein MRISRSMLKAAAAVVFVPGIAVASPVQAQDAAPTTAPVDETSGDGDIVVTALKRSQSLQDVPASISAVSGDDLSAKGLSDIRDIAKVIPNLNWGEHFGTTLITIRGAGSNVDSGATEPTVALYVDGIYLPRSDMATFRAVDLDRVEVLRGPQGTLYGRNATGGAINFVSQQPTEELTGKIEVSTGSRDAIGVNGYVSGSIAPGVAVRVSGGREKQDGYVRVLNTGQQLNGVDTIYGRFALAIEPVGSDLRNETSLRYERNKAAVAYQQAIGPLVFPAVTYIAEPNKILADGPFGGRRETFIASNVLTWEASDDLTIKSLTGYIDHNSHAAVDADGSLVRFQDVFDFVRTSKSISQEVNFVGTSGNLDWIVGLYYFHEKYYGNLPVTLQADLAPAQGLPVGATINLGQRANINNYAAFLDLNYRFNDVVSANLGMRYNYEDNKYREIFSLDPIVPEFEGAFTSKGGKFIPKIALKFDLADDVQSYIQWSKGYKSGGVNLPGGAGTILPLYRPEEMSAFEAGIKSQFLDRTVTLNVAAWYYDYKDLQITRNVPPATTEVNNADAEIYGVEAELRWNPTRNLNLFVAPTWQHAVFKDFTTFDSVTAQQVDLDGSPLPRAPKFTVNAGISNEFDLGGQLLSSLRLDANLLHSSRVVLRYENQNPLESQKPYTIVNFSASLTDASEKTQLTAFLNNAFNVDYKQNVINFGIGFMGNYGPPRTWGLKLSRKF; from the coding sequence ATGCGTATTTCGAGGTCGATGCTCAAGGCGGCGGCTGCCGTCGTGTTCGTTCCGGGAATTGCCGTTGCGTCGCCGGTTCAGGCTCAGGACGCAGCGCCCACAACCGCGCCCGTCGACGAAACGAGCGGCGACGGCGACATCGTCGTCACCGCGCTCAAGCGGTCGCAGTCGCTGCAGGACGTGCCGGCGTCGATTTCCGCCGTCTCGGGAGACGATCTGTCGGCAAAAGGCCTGAGCGACATTCGCGATATCGCGAAAGTCATACCGAACCTGAACTGGGGCGAGCATTTCGGCACCACGCTGATCACGATCCGTGGCGCCGGCTCGAACGTCGACTCCGGCGCGACCGAGCCGACCGTCGCGCTATATGTCGATGGTATCTATCTGCCGCGCTCCGACATGGCGACCTTCCGCGCTGTCGATCTCGATCGCGTCGAGGTGCTGCGCGGTCCGCAGGGTACCCTTTACGGCCGAAATGCGACTGGCGGCGCCATCAACTTCGTTTCGCAGCAACCCACCGAAGAGCTCACAGGCAAGATCGAGGTATCGACCGGCTCGCGCGACGCGATCGGCGTCAACGGCTATGTGTCGGGATCGATCGCGCCGGGCGTTGCCGTCCGGGTCAGCGGCGGCCGCGAGAAGCAGGATGGTTATGTCCGAGTCCTCAATACCGGACAGCAGCTGAATGGTGTCGACACCATCTATGGCCGCTTCGCGCTGGCGATCGAACCTGTCGGCTCGGATCTCCGCAATGAAACCTCGCTTCGCTACGAGCGGAACAAGGCAGCGGTCGCCTATCAGCAGGCGATCGGTCCGCTTGTATTCCCGGCGGTGACCTATATCGCCGAGCCGAACAAGATCCTTGCCGACGGTCCTTTCGGAGGTCGGCGCGAGACATTTATCGCCTCCAACGTCCTTACCTGGGAAGCGTCCGACGATCTGACGATCAAATCGCTTACGGGCTATATCGACCACAACAGCCACGCGGCCGTAGACGCCGACGGGTCGCTGGTTCGGTTCCAGGACGTGTTCGACTTCGTGCGGACCTCAAAATCGATCAGCCAGGAAGTCAATTTCGTCGGTACGAGCGGTAATCTCGACTGGATCGTCGGCCTCTACTATTTCCACGAGAAATATTACGGCAACCTGCCGGTGACCTTGCAGGCCGACCTCGCGCCTGCGCAGGGTCTGCCGGTAGGCGCCACAATCAACCTCGGTCAGCGCGCGAACATCAATAACTATGCCGCGTTCCTCGATCTCAACTACCGGTTCAACGACGTCGTGTCGGCCAATCTCGGCATGCGCTACAATTATGAGGACAACAAATATCGCGAGATATTCTCGCTCGACCCGATCGTCCCCGAATTCGAGGGTGCCTTTACGAGCAAGGGCGGCAAGTTTATCCCGAAGATAGCCCTGAAGTTCGACCTCGCCGACGACGTGCAATCCTATATCCAGTGGTCGAAGGGTTATAAATCCGGCGGCGTCAATCTCCCGGGCGGCGCTGGCACGATCCTTCCGCTCTATCGGCCCGAGGAAATGAGCGCGTTCGAGGCCGGCATCAAGTCGCAGTTCCTTGACCGGACCGTCACACTCAATGTCGCGGCCTGGTACTATGATTACAAGGATCTGCAGATCACGCGAAACGTTCCGCCGGCGACGACCGAGGTCAACAATGCCGACGCCGAGATTTATGGCGTCGAGGCGGAACTGCGATGGAACCCGACGCGAAACCTTAACTTGTTTGTAGCTCCGACGTGGCAGCACGCGGTCTTCAAGGATTTCACGACCTTCGACAGCGTCACTGCACAGCAGGTCGATCTCGATGGCAGCCCGCTTCCCCGCGCGCCCAAGTTCACGGTCAACGCCGGGATCTCGAACGAATTCGACCTCGGGGGTCAGCTCCTGTCGTCGCTTCGCCTCGACGCCAACCTCCTGCACAGCTCGCGCGTCGTGCTGCGTTATGAAAATCAAAATCCTCTCGAAAGCCAGAAGCCTTATACGATCGTCAACTTCTCGGCATCGCTGACCGATGCTTCTGAAAAGACGCAGCTGACCGCATTTCTGAACAACGCCTTCAACGTCGATTACAAACAGAATGTGATCAACTTCGGGATCGGGTTCATGGGGAACTACGGACCGCCGCGGACGTGGGGTCTGAAGCTGTCGCGGAAGTTCTGA
- a CDS encoding TetR/AcrR family transcriptional regulator — MTESKKPGGKQRVTKQKVVAAAIQCFKQYGVHRTSMADIADAYGASRQTLYRLFENRSVLLEYIATQRIDILMANLAKFLAQYSRLSEAIVEGMVYSIKLGRADELLMEIILQEGDAHFTTFQFGGTEQVQKAMLDAWQPLINASRQANEIADGVSDAEIIEWLNNVGHFLNVRPDYVEEDHRRILQKFVLPSLRL, encoded by the coding sequence TTGACCGAATCGAAGAAACCGGGCGGCAAGCAGAGAGTGACGAAGCAAAAGGTCGTCGCCGCTGCGATCCAGTGCTTTAAGCAATATGGCGTGCACCGGACTTCGATGGCCGATATCGCCGACGCTTACGGCGCCTCCCGCCAAACGCTCTATCGCCTGTTCGAGAATCGGTCGGTTTTGCTGGAATATATAGCGACCCAGCGCATCGACATACTCATGGCGAACCTCGCGAAGTTCCTTGCCCAATACAGCCGCTTGAGCGAAGCGATTGTCGAGGGGATGGTCTATTCCATCAAATTGGGTCGCGCCGATGAGCTTTTGATGGAAATCATTCTCCAGGAAGGCGACGCGCATTTCACAACCTTCCAATTCGGCGGGACCGAGCAGGTTCAAAAGGCGATGCTCGATGCCTGGCAACCGCTCATCAATGCATCGCGCCAAGCGAATGAAATCGCGGACGGTGTGAGCGACGCGGAAATCATCGAATGGCTCAACAACGTCGGCCACTTCCTCAACGTCCGACCGGACTATGTCGAGGAAGACCACCGCCGCATCCTGCAGAAATTCGTCCTCCCCTCGCTGAGGCTCTGA